AGCGGTTACTTAATGTACATCTCCTTTTTCCGGCTCCAGGAAGCTTGCTGGTACTGCCTAACTTCTGCTATTTGTTCTTTGTTGTTGTTCATTTTGGCGATCGTTGGTCGGGAGTGGGAAGAAGTGAGTCAAGTATTTTTTACCACCGTCGTGGTGGCCATGGTAACCATTGTCGGCACCCTGGGTCTCTATGCCACTGCTGAAGGGCCTAAAGCCGGAGCCGATGGCACAATTCCCATTCCTGCCATTGCCGGTCAACCCAGACCCCCCAGTGGTTGGCCCATCACCACTCAGTCGGGACCAGCGGAAATTGAGTTGGCGGAATACCTCACTGCCAAAGGGGTACTCAACTATGGTGCCTTCTGGTGTCCCCACTGCTATGACCAAAAACTACTTTTCGGCAAAGAAGCATTTGAAAAAATTAGCTATATTGAGTGCGACCCGGCCGGGAAAAATCCCCAGACCCAAACCTGTGTGGATGTCGGTATTCAATCCTTCC
The genomic region above belongs to Synechocystis sp. PCC 6803 substr. PCC-P and contains:
- a CDS encoding vitamin K epoxide reductase family protein, translated to MVRRRSVPWIHRYSRFIMGAIAVLGILITSYLAYISFTGGEALCPVDQATGSSSCDLVLQSAYAKVFDIPLSVFGLAAYLAMGIAALVPFLVSEESNKKQRNSLEDLTGKFLLVGGTSMAVFSGYLMYISFFRLQEACWYCLTSAICSLLLFILAIVGREWEEVSQVFFTTVVVAMVTIVGTLGLYATAEGPKAGADGTIPIPAIAGQPRPPSGWPITTQSGPAEIELAEYLTAKGVLNYGAFWCPHCYDQKLLFGKEAFEKISYIECDPAGKNPQTQTCVDVGIQSFPTWGIDGELNPGVKTLRELAELTGYEGNMDFKYGLRN